One genomic region from Microcystis panniformis FACHB-1757 encodes:
- a CDS encoding putative toxin-antitoxin system toxin component, PIN family, with amino-acid sequence MPLPQVVIDTNVIVAGLRSRRGSAFQLLTLIDTGQFDIHLSVPLVLEYTEVLLRELPNLCLSREEVDDLIDFYCAVGVQHEIFFLWRPFLRDPKDEMVLELAVKAGCQSIITYNTRDFAGIEQFGLNVLEPSEFLRLIGKLP; translated from the coding sequence ATGCCATTACCTCAAGTGGTTATTGATACCAACGTCATTGTTGCTGGGTTGAGGTCTAGGCGAGGTAGTGCATTTCAATTGCTCACGCTCATCGATACAGGGCAGTTTGATATACATTTGTCAGTGCCTCTGGTACTCGAATATACAGAAGTTTTACTGCGGGAATTGCCAAACCTTTGCCTGAGTCGTGAAGAGGTTGACGACCTAATTGATTTCTACTGTGCAGTAGGCGTACAGCATGAAATTTTCTTTCTTTGGCGACCATTCCTGCGCGACCCCAAAGATGAAATGGTATTAGAGCTTGCAGTCAAAGCAGGATGTCAGAGTATAATTACATATAACACTCGTGACTTTGCAGGCATAGAGCAGTTTGGGTTAAACGTGCTGGAGCCTTCAGAGTTTTTACGCTTGATAGGAAAGTTGCCATGA
- a CDS encoding integron integrase, producing MNPPPPRKLLDVVRETIRLKHYSYRTEQTYLDWIKRYLLFHQKKHPREMGGEEIRAFLTHLAVDKNVAATTQNQALNAILFLDREVLKIELENISTYLRAKGHKRLPTVLTKEEVQNVMKHLSGVEHLIVQLLYGSGLRLAEALNLRVKDVDFAQNQLIIRDTKGKEDRVTPLPQRIQASLKEHLQTVQRLHRQDLDRGYGSVYLPSALAHKYPTADREWIWQYIFPSYTLSQDPRSGETRRHHLHESTIQKALKQAVQLSGVPKRVSCHTFRHSFATHLLQNGYDIRTVQELLGHKDVRTTMIYTHVLARGGRGVRSPLDD from the coding sequence ATGAACCCTCCCCCACCTCGAAAACTCCTAGACGTAGTGCGTGAAACCATTCGCCTCAAACACTACTCCTACCGCACCGAACAAACATATCTGGACTGGATTAAGCGTTATCTGCTCTTCCATCAGAAAAAACATCCCCGTGAAATGGGGGGTGAAGAAATTAGAGCCTTTTTGACCCATCTTGCCGTTGATAAAAACGTTGCCGCCACCACCCAAAACCAAGCCCTCAACGCCATCCTTTTCCTTGATCGAGAAGTTCTTAAAATTGAACTGGAAAATATCAGTACATATTTACGGGCAAAAGGTCACAAACGCCTACCCACCGTCCTCACCAAAGAAGAAGTGCAAAACGTCATGAAGCACCTCAGTGGCGTAGAGCATCTTATCGTTCAACTCCTTTATGGTAGCGGGTTGAGATTGGCTGAAGCCCTCAATTTGCGCGTCAAGGATGTAGATTTTGCCCAAAATCAACTGATTATCCGCGATACCAAAGGCAAGGAAGACCGCGTAACCCCCCTACCCCAACGCATTCAAGCCTCTCTCAAAGAACATCTCCAAACTGTACAACGCCTACATCGACAAGACCTAGACAGAGGTTACGGCTCTGTTTATTTGCCCTCTGCCCTGGCTCACAAATATCCAACGGCTGACCGTGAATGGATTTGGCAATATATTTTCCCCTCCTACACTCTATCCCAAGACCCGCGTTCCGGCGAAACTCGCCGCCATCATCTCCACGAAAGCACCATCCAAAAAGCTCTCAAACAAGCCGTTCAGCTATCTGGCGTGCCTAAGCGAGTCAGTTGCCATACCTTTCGCCATAGTTTCGCTACCCATTTACTGCAAAATGGCTATGATATTCGCACGGTGCAGGAATTGTTAGGTCATAAAGATGTGAGGACGACGATGATTTATACCCACGTTTTAGCCAGAGGTGGCAGAGGTGTGAGAAGTCCCCTTGATGATTGA
- a CDS encoding YwqG family protein — translation MVVYLNGRVLTRYAHCLPLTQINTVHIVYPPENLQVQSVQVFEQTAPAIEQPPLPPQEITDMPAFLENLPPQFEPLRLFLEANLVPYIKFTATDAGHLNSASFRGPADWSGDPLELWQSKIGGHPYLPKGTSYPTDAETGEMMMFLMQINCADLPVIESLNLPRQGLLQFYIGLDVPMCTLSPEQHRVLYYPDVSKDKNDLITDFSFLAEPASSLEWYDDVYALNFSVQRDVFWNARRQLDESFEMPEALTELGEDFTEWISDYEDECTLRHGRINKLGGYPELHSYVDETIEGFRGRLLLELQHPFDIDNNFYFFIEDLDLANLNLSNVESYFVSV, via the coding sequence TTGGTAGTTTACCTCAATGGCCGGGTGCTAACTCGGTATGCCCACTGCCTGCCTCTGACTCAAATCAATACCGTTCATATTGTTTATCCGCCTGAAAATTTGCAGGTGCAGTCAGTGCAGGTATTTGAGCAGACTGCACCTGCCATAGAGCAACCCCCATTACCACCGCAGGAGATAACCGATATGCCAGCGTTTCTGGAAAATTTGCCGCCTCAGTTTGAGCCGCTGCGATTGTTTCTGGAAGCCAACTTAGTGCCTTACATCAAATTCACGGCGACAGACGCGGGACATCTCAATTCTGCGAGCTTCCGTGGCCCCGCCGACTGGAGTGGCGATCCGTTAGAACTTTGGCAAAGTAAAATTGGCGGTCATCCTTACCTACCGAAAGGCACGAGCTATCCTACCGATGCCGAAACGGGTGAGATGATGATGTTTCTCATGCAGATCAACTGCGCCGATCTGCCGGTAATCGAAAGTCTTAACTTGCCACGACAGGGGCTTTTGCAATTTTACATCGGTTTAGATGTCCCCATGTGCACGCTGAGTCCTGAACAACACCGCGTTCTGTATTACCCCGACGTTTCTAAAGATAAAAATGACTTAATCACTGACTTTAGCTTTTTAGCAGAACCTGCTAGCTCTCTGGAATGGTACGACGATGTTTATGCCTTAAATTTTTCTGTGCAGCGGGACGTGTTCTGGAATGCTCGTCGGCAACTGGATGAATCGTTTGAGATGCCCGAAGCGTTGACGGAACTGGGGGAAGACTTTACTGAATGGATTTCAGACTATGAGGACGAGTGTACGCTGAGGCATGGGCGGATCAATAAACTGGGTGGATATCCAGAACTTCACTCCTATGTGGATGAAACCATAGAGGGATTTAGAGGACGCTTATTGCTAGAACTTCAACATCCTTTTGATATCGATAATAACTTTTACTTTTTTATCGAAGACTTGGATTTGGCAAACCTGAACCTTAGCAACGTTGAATCCTATTTCGTTAGCGTTTAA
- a CDS encoding IS1 family transposase (programmed frameshift) yields MQCPECKSTHIRKNGINKQGKQNHICVTCGRQFIDNYEKQKGYDEKTKRECLTAYVNGMGFRGIERLKGVHHTTVINWVKSVGELLPVAYDPETIPEVGELDELETFVGSKKTKFWVWTAVDHFKKGILGWVIGDHSSETFRPLWELVKSWGCYFYVSDGWSVYPCFIAEGDHIISKTYMTRVEGENTRLRHYLARLHRKTLCYSKSTEMLGYSIRLLIHYLKFQEVPIPY; encoded by the exons ATGCAATGCCCTGAATGTAAATCTACCCATATCCGTAAAAATGGCATCAATAAACAAGGTAAACAAAATCATATTTGTGTAACCTGTGGCCGTCAATTTATTGATAACTATGAAAAACAGAAAGGCTATGACGAAAAAACGAAGCGAGAATGCCTAACTGCCTATGTTAATGGGATGGGATTTAGAGGAATAGAAAGGCTAAAGGGAGTTCATCATACGACCGTAATTAATTGGGTAAAATCTGTGGGAGAATTATTGCCAGTCGCCTATGACCCAGAAACAATTCCTGAAGTAGGGGAACTGGATGAATTGGAAACCTTTGTTGGCTCAAAAAAAACAAAAT TCTGGGTGTGGACAGCCGTTGACCACTTTAAAAAAGGAATTTTAGGTTGGGTAATCGGAGATCATAGTAGCGAAACGTTTCGCCCATTATGGGAATTAGTTAAGTCTTGGGGATGCTATTTTTATGTGAGTGATGGATGGTCAGTTTATCCATGTTTTATAGCAGAGGGCGACCATATAATTAGTAAGACTTATATGACCAGAGTAGAGGGTGAGAACACACGTTTAAGACATTATCTAGCCCGATTGCATCGCAAAACACTCTGCTATTCTAAGTCTACAGAAATGTTAGGATACTCTATTCGTTTATTAATTCATTATCTGAAGTTTCAAGAAGTGCCTATTCCTTACTGA
- a CDS encoding universal stress protein: protein MLEKILYADSGAGQTQEMLQALMDLPAIRKASITILRVVPPQITTEALASKWEEGTQMLTKILQEVKIEPSKVSTILRQGDPKDTVCQVADEIGADLILMGSRGLKRLEAILENSVSQYVFQLTNHPMLLVKDDIYVKKIKKVMVALDKSSSADLALDLAIYLLRDYPSAELILARVNPDLKPEFAPTSAKEMEENPILGPAVAKVKRMNIPYRCVVTGGKPGEQLCKLVDDYNVDLLLLGSPDRRPSVAKSLPDLDRLLGTSLSDYVRVNVNCPVLLARKEGI from the coding sequence ATGCTAGAGAAAATACTATACGCTGATTCCGGCGCAGGTCAAACCCAAGAAATGCTACAAGCGTTGATGGATCTCCCGGCTATCCGGAAAGCGTCGATTACCATTCTCCGGGTTGTTCCCCCTCAGATTACCACCGAAGCTCTGGCCAGTAAATGGGAAGAGGGAACCCAAATGCTGACTAAAATCCTGCAAGAAGTCAAAATTGAACCCAGCAAAGTTTCCACTATTCTGCGCCAAGGAGATCCCAAAGATACCGTCTGTCAAGTTGCCGACGAAATCGGGGCCGATTTGATCCTGATGGGTTCCCGAGGACTGAAGCGACTGGAGGCAATTCTAGAAAATTCCGTCAGTCAATACGTCTTTCAACTGACTAATCACCCGATGTTATTGGTAAAAGACGATATTTACGTCAAAAAAATCAAAAAGGTGATGGTAGCTCTCGATAAGTCTAGTTCGGCTGATTTAGCTCTCGATCTGGCTATTTATCTCCTGCGGGATTATCCTTCAGCAGAGTTAATTCTGGCCCGCGTCAACCCCGACTTAAAACCGGAATTTGCCCCCACTTCCGCCAAAGAAATGGAAGAAAACCCGATTTTAGGGCCAGCAGTGGCAAAAGTAAAACGGATGAATATACCCTATCGCTGCGTGGTGACGGGGGGTAAACCGGGAGAACAACTCTGCAAACTCGTCGATGATTATAATGTGGATCTCTTACTGTTGGGTTCGCCCGATCGCCGTCCTTCCGTGGCTAAGAGTTTACCGGATCTCGATCGCCTTCTCGGTACTTCCCTCTCGGATTATGTGCGGGTTAATGTCAATTGTCCCGTCCTTTTAGCTAGAAAAGAAGGGATTTAG